A genomic segment from Variovorax paradoxus B4 encodes:
- a CDS encoding 23S rRNA (adenine(2030)-N(6))-methyltransferase RlmJ: MFSYRHAFHAGNHADVLKHTVLIATLDHLLEKEAALTVVDTHAGAGLYRLDGDYAGTSGEAAEGVLRLLADKKTAASSAPAAKSATKKVAPEAEAPLADAIARYLSVIHDFNPKGGARIYPGSPFIVHHLLRDHDKLKLFELHPTDARTLDANIAQLEAGRQIAVLREDGFGSATKFLPPPSRRALVLMDPSYEIKSDYGRVLDFAAEALKRFATGTYAIWYPIIPRPEAHDLPRRLKTLATKAGKPWLHATLTVKSSKLTTTPTGETQRPGLPASGMFLINPPYTLKPLLAAALPQLVERLAQDRHATFSLDSGG, encoded by the coding sequence ATGTTCAGTTACCGCCACGCCTTCCACGCCGGCAACCACGCCGACGTGCTCAAGCACACGGTGCTGATTGCCACGCTCGACCACCTGCTCGAAAAAGAAGCCGCGCTGACCGTGGTCGACACCCACGCCGGCGCCGGCCTGTACCGCCTCGACGGCGACTACGCCGGCACCAGCGGGGAGGCCGCCGAAGGCGTGCTGCGCCTGCTGGCCGACAAGAAAACAGCTGCTTCGTCGGCCCCCGCTGCAAAGTCAGCTACCAAAAAGGTAGCGCCCGAAGCCGAAGCACCCCTGGCCGACGCGATTGCACGCTACCTGAGCGTGATCCACGACTTCAACCCCAAGGGCGGCGCCCGCATCTATCCCGGCTCGCCTTTCATCGTGCATCACCTGCTGCGCGACCACGACAAGCTCAAGCTGTTCGAACTGCATCCCACCGATGCCCGCACGCTGGACGCCAACATCGCGCAGCTCGAGGCGGGCCGGCAGATCGCGGTGCTGCGCGAAGACGGCTTCGGCAGCGCCACCAAGTTCCTGCCGCCGCCCTCGCGCCGCGCGCTGGTGCTGATGGATCCGAGCTATGAAATCAAGAGCGACTACGGCCGCGTGCTCGACTTTGCGGCCGAGGCGCTCAAGCGCTTTGCCACCGGCACCTACGCCATCTGGTACCCGATCATTCCGCGTCCCGAGGCGCACGACCTGCCACGGCGGCTCAAGACCCTGGCCACCAAGGCCGGCAAGCCCTGGCTGCACGCCACGCTGACGGTCAAGTCGAGCAAGCTGACCACCACGCCGACGGGCGAAACCCAGCGTCCGGGCCTGCCGGCCAGCGGCATGTTCCTGATCAATCCGCCCTACACCCTGAAGCCGCTGCTGGCTGCCGCCCTGCCCCAGCTGGTGGAACGGCTGGCGCAAGACCGGCACGCCACCTTCTCGCTCGACTCGGGCGGCTAG
- the metF gene encoding methylenetetrahydrofolate reductase [NAD(P)H] gives MRLPLSFEFFPTKTPEGAVKLRAVRQQLYARKPEFCSVTYGAGGSTHQGTFGAVQEILSEGVDAASHFSCIGATRATVREQLAELKAMGVKRLVALRGDLPSGYGIGGEFLYASDLVAFIREETGRDFHIEVACYPEVHPQARSPEADLQAFATKVKAGADSAITQYFFSPEAYFRFVDDVRKLGLDTPIVPGIMPITSSTQLMRFSDACGAEIPRWIRLRLQGFGDDTASIKAFGLDVVTDLCARLRDGGAPALHFYTMNQSAATLAVLERLG, from the coding sequence GTGCGCCTTCCGCTGAGTTTCGAATTCTTTCCGACCAAGACGCCCGAAGGCGCGGTCAAGCTGCGCGCGGTGCGCCAGCAGCTGTATGCGCGCAAGCCCGAGTTCTGCTCGGTGACCTACGGCGCAGGCGGCTCCACGCACCAGGGCACTTTCGGTGCGGTGCAGGAGATCCTGTCCGAGGGCGTCGATGCCGCCAGCCACTTCTCGTGCATCGGCGCCACGCGCGCCACCGTGCGCGAGCAGCTGGCCGAGCTCAAGGCCATGGGTGTGAAGCGCCTGGTGGCCCTGCGCGGCGACCTGCCGAGCGGCTACGGCATCGGCGGCGAGTTCCTGTATGCGAGCGACCTCGTGGCCTTCATCCGCGAGGAGACCGGGCGCGACTTCCACATCGAGGTGGCCTGCTACCCCGAGGTGCATCCGCAGGCACGCTCGCCCGAGGCCGACCTGCAGGCCTTCGCCACCAAGGTGAAGGCCGGCGCCGATTCCGCGATCACGCAGTATTTCTTCAGTCCCGAGGCGTATTTCCGCTTTGTCGACGACGTGCGCAAGCTGGGGCTCGACACGCCGATCGTGCCGGGCATCATGCCGATCACCAGCTCGACGCAGCTCATGCGCTTCTCGGATGCCTGCGGCGCCGAGATCCCGCGCTGGATCCGCCTGCGGCTGCAGGGCTTCGGCGACGACACGGCCTCCATCAAGGCCTTTGGCCTGGACGTGGTGACCGACCTCTGCGCACGCCTGCGCGACGGCGGCGCACCGGCGCTGCACTTCTACACGATGAACCAGTCGGCGGCCACGCTGGCTGTACTGGAGCGCCTCGGTTGA
- a CDS encoding septal ring lytic transglycosylase RlpA family protein: MPPATEGGQTDKDAKLLPLPRKLAVPPGAPARSNVPSVRYDLAVSGTGELGPDDGVPGDGSSREIFERGGASWYGIQFHQRKTASGERFDMTAMTAAHKTLPFNTRVCVRSLVNGSEVLVRITDRGPYAQGRIIDLSRAAAERIGLIGLGIKQVALTIIDREGMRCGGSEVEEGEAQAQTPAAAPAPARRQVKVPPRRRR, translated from the coding sequence ATGCCGCCGGCCACCGAGGGTGGGCAGACCGACAAGGACGCCAAGCTCCTGCCCCTGCCGCGCAAATTGGCAGTACCTCCAGGGGCGCCGGCTCGATCGAACGTGCCGTCGGTTCGCTATGACCTTGCCGTGTCCGGCACCGGCGAGCTGGGGCCCGACGACGGCGTGCCCGGCGATGGCAGCTCCCGCGAGATCTTCGAGCGCGGCGGGGCCTCCTGGTACGGCATTCAGTTCCACCAGCGCAAGACCGCCAGCGGCGAGCGCTTCGACATGACGGCCATGACGGCGGCCCACAAGACCTTGCCGTTCAATACCCGCGTTTGCGTGCGCAGCCTGGTCAACGGCAGCGAGGTGCTGGTGCGCATCACCGACCGGGGACCTTATGCGCAGGGCCGCATCATCGACCTGAGCCGTGCCGCGGCCGAGCGCATCGGGCTGATCGGGCTCGGCATCAAGCAGGTGGCGCTGACGATCATCGACCGCGAGGGCATGCGTTGCGGTGGCTCCGAGGTGGAAGAGGGCGAGGCGCAGGCGCAAACACCGGCGGCTGCCCCGGCACCTGCACGCCGCCAGGTGAAAGTGCCGCCGCGCCGCCGCCGATAA
- a CDS encoding TlyA family RNA methyltransferase — protein sequence MRADQLLVERGLAASRSQAVRLIAGGMRWRDAGSADAWRSVVKNRDEVPESAEVELDDAAEARYVSRGGLKLEGALAASGVSADGKLCLDVGQSTGGFTDCLLQGGAAKVVGVDVGHGQLHARLREDARVVAIEGVNARALSPDDLQEEEGEEPSELRFDLIVGDLSFISLTLVLPAVVPFLADDGQLLMLVKPQFELQPGQVGKGGIVRDASMYAVVEKRLRDACEALGLRVLRWFDSPIAGGDGNREFFIHAVRAVRADGS from the coding sequence ATGCGCGCTGATCAATTGCTGGTCGAACGCGGCCTCGCCGCTTCGCGCTCGCAGGCCGTGCGGCTGATCGCCGGCGGCATGCGCTGGCGCGATGCGGGCAGCGCGGACGCGTGGCGTTCGGTGGTGAAGAACCGCGACGAGGTGCCCGAGTCCGCCGAGGTCGAGCTCGACGATGCGGCCGAGGCGCGCTACGTCTCGCGCGGCGGGCTCAAGCTCGAAGGCGCACTGGCGGCGAGTGGCGTCAGTGCCGACGGCAAGCTGTGCCTCGACGTGGGCCAGTCGACCGGCGGCTTCACCGACTGCCTGCTGCAAGGCGGCGCGGCAAAGGTGGTGGGCGTCGATGTCGGCCACGGGCAGCTGCATGCGCGGCTGCGCGAGGACGCGCGTGTGGTGGCCATCGAAGGCGTCAATGCGCGTGCGTTGTCGCCGGACGACCTGCAGGAAGAAGAAGGCGAAGAGCCTTCCGAACTGCGCTTCGACCTGATCGTCGGCGACCTGTCGTTCATCTCGCTCACGCTGGTGCTGCCGGCCGTGGTGCCGTTCCTGGCCGACGACGGCCAGCTGCTGATGCTCGTCAAGCCGCAGTTCGAGCTGCAGCCGGGACAGGTCGGCAAGGGCGGCATCGTGCGCGACGCGTCGATGTATGCGGTGGTCGAAAAGCGCCTGCGCGATGCCTGCGAGGCGCTCGGGCTGCGCGTGCTGCGGTGGTTCGACAGCCCCATTGCCGGCGGCGACGGCAACCGCGAGTTTTTCATTCACGCCGTGCGCGCTGTTCGCGCGGACGGCTCCTGA
- a CDS encoding type II toxin-antitoxin system HipA family toxin: MTSETPRECFVYITLPGETAPVTAGRFQLQPNRRGVPEGRFVYGRSYLARKDAVPLDPIELKLTDRTYSTNALNGVFGALRDASPDYWGRRVIQKHLGVTQPGELDYLLYSPDDRAGALGFGLNQVPPAPKRSFNQTLDLAKVQATADAIIADEEVPPDAVHEQVGNLLLVGTSMGGARPKAVVEDADGLWIAKFNVGTDPWNSARVEHAMLLLARACGLTTAESRVVEVAGRDVLLVKRFDREKTDGGYLRARMISALTLLRAEDNYQSRDRWSYVQLAEEVRRVCADPAANAAEVFRRMSFNALISNIDDHPRNHALIAKDKDWKVSPAYDLTPAVPVSIERRDLAMECGDAGRFANASNLLSQSARFLLERNQATAIIDTMEAQVRDLWFSTARGAGVSPTDCDKIAGAFAYDGFRQNAQNTK, from the coding sequence ATGACTTCTGAGACCCCGCGCGAGTGCTTCGTCTACATCACCCTTCCCGGTGAGACTGCGCCCGTGACCGCGGGCCGCTTCCAGCTTCAGCCGAACCGGCGCGGTGTGCCGGAGGGCCGCTTCGTCTACGGTCGTAGCTACCTCGCCCGCAAGGACGCTGTGCCGCTCGACCCTATCGAGCTAAAGCTTACTGACCGAACCTACTCGACCAACGCCCTGAACGGCGTGTTCGGTGCGCTGCGCGATGCAAGTCCCGACTACTGGGGCCGCCGCGTCATTCAAAAGCATTTGGGCGTGACACAGCCGGGCGAACTCGACTATCTGCTGTACTCGCCGGACGACCGGGCGGGCGCGCTTGGCTTTGGCCTCAACCAGGTCCCGCCCGCGCCGAAACGCAGCTTTAACCAGACCCTGGATCTCGCAAAGGTGCAGGCGACTGCCGACGCCATCATTGCCGATGAAGAAGTCCCGCCAGATGCTGTTCATGAACAGGTTGGCAACCTGTTGCTGGTCGGCACATCGATGGGGGGCGCACGCCCCAAGGCCGTCGTCGAAGACGCTGACGGCCTTTGGATTGCGAAGTTCAATGTCGGAACCGACCCATGGAACAGCGCGCGTGTTGAACACGCCATGCTGCTCCTGGCTCGCGCCTGCGGCCTCACGACGGCGGAAAGCCGCGTTGTCGAGGTAGCTGGCCGCGATGTCTTGCTGGTCAAACGCTTCGACCGCGAAAAGACCGACGGCGGATATCTGCGCGCCCGCATGATCAGCGCGCTCACGCTGCTACGCGCCGAAGACAACTATCAATCGCGTGACCGCTGGTCCTATGTGCAGCTTGCAGAAGAAGTCCGCCGTGTTTGTGCCGACCCGGCAGCCAACGCGGCGGAAGTGTTCCGGCGGATGTCCTTCAACGCGCTGATCTCGAACATCGACGATCACCCGCGCAACCATGCCCTGATCGCAAAAGACAAGGACTGGAAAGTCTCGCCAGCCTACGACCTGACCCCTGCTGTACCGGTCAGCATCGAGCGGCGCGATCTGGCGATGGAATGCGGCGACGCTGGTAGGTTTGCGAACGCTTCGAACCTGCTGTCGCAAAGCGCGCGCTTTCTGCTGGAACGCAATCAAGCCACGGCGATCATCGACACGATGGAGGCGCAGGTCCGCGACCTCTGGTTCTCAACCGCGCGCGGTGCCGGTGTGTCGCCAACGGACTGCGACAAGATTGCCGGGGCTTTTGCTTATGACGGCTTCCGGCAGAACGCGCAAAACACCAAGTAG
- a CDS encoding helix-turn-helix domain-containing protein, with the protein MTARNKLLTAPPYAVEQSLKRLGADLRTARVRRNLTIEDMAGRIGTGPRAIGDAEKGKPSTSMAVYAAMLWALDLLPQLDEVALPEKDQEGQTLALARDPGRARTKPGLSNDF; encoded by the coding sequence ATGACAGCCCGCAACAAGCTCCTGACAGCGCCTCCCTATGCCGTTGAGCAATCGCTCAAACGGCTGGGCGCAGACCTGCGCACGGCACGGGTCCGGCGCAACCTGACCATCGAAGACATGGCCGGACGGATCGGGACCGGTCCCCGGGCTATCGGCGATGCCGAAAAAGGCAAGCCCTCGACAAGCATGGCCGTCTACGCGGCGATGCTGTGGGCGCTTGACCTCCTGCCCCAGCTCGATGAGGTCGCCCTCCCGGAAAAGGATCAGGAAGGCCAAACCCTTGCCCTTGCCCGTGACCCGGGACGTGCCAGAACCAAGCCGGGGTTGAGCAATGACTTCTGA
- the erpA gene encoding iron-sulfur cluster insertion protein ErpA: MSAVAENIQTQMPEPIVFTDSAAAKVADLIAEEGNPDLKLRVFVQGGGCSGFQYGFTFDEITNEDDTTMTKNGVSLLIDAMSYQYLVGAEIDYKEDLQGAQFVIKNPNATSTCGCGSSFSA, translated from the coding sequence ATGAGCGCTGTTGCCGAAAACATCCAGACCCAGATGCCCGAACCGATCGTCTTCACCGACAGCGCGGCTGCCAAGGTGGCCGACCTGATCGCCGAAGAGGGCAATCCCGACCTCAAGCTGCGCGTGTTCGTGCAGGGCGGTGGGTGCTCGGGCTTCCAATATGGTTTCACCTTCGATGAAATCACGAACGAAGACGACACCACCATGACCAAGAACGGCGTGTCGCTGCTGATCGATGCCATGAGCTACCAGTACCTGGTCGGCGCCGAGATCGACTACAAGGAAGACCTGCAAGGCGCCCAGTTCGTGATCAAGAACCCGAACGCCACCAGCACCTGCGGCTGCGGATCGAGCTTCTCGGCCTGA
- the rplM gene encoding 50S ribosomal protein L13 has product MTKTFSAKPADVTHEWFVIDATDKVLGRVASEVALRLRGKHKAIYTPHVDTGDFIVIINAAQLRVTGAKPIDKVYYRHSGYPGGITATNFRDMQAKHPGRALEKAVKGMLPKGPLGYAMIKKLKVYGGAEHPHTAQQPKVLEL; this is encoded by the coding sequence ATGACCAAAACGTTCAGCGCCAAGCCCGCTGACGTGACGCACGAGTGGTTTGTGATTGACGCGACCGACAAGGTCCTCGGACGAGTAGCCAGCGAAGTTGCTCTCCGTTTGCGCGGCAAACACAAGGCCATTTACACGCCTCACGTCGATACCGGTGACTTCATCGTCATCATCAACGCAGCCCAGCTGCGCGTCACCGGCGCCAAGCCGATCGACAAGGTCTACTACCGTCACTCGGGCTACCCGGGCGGTATCACGGCCACGAACTTCCGCGACATGCAAGCCAAGCATCCGGGCCGCGCCCTGGAAAAGGCCGTCAAGGGCATGCTGCCCAAGGGCCCGCTCGGCTACGCGATGATCAAGAAACTCAAGGTGTACGGTGGTGCTGAGCACCCGCACACCGCCCAACAGCCCAAAGTGCTGGAACTGTAA
- the phaP gene encoding TIGR01841 family phasin (Members of this family are phasins (small proteins associated with inclusions such as PHA granules). Note that several different families of phasins have been named PhaP despite very little sequence similarity to each other.), giving the protein MATAKKAAAKKTTASSTKAAPDAADMLNPLKNLKAMTDRLQELNLTGGASKLLESGQKDLQALMQANEKSYQGLQTVVQRQTEMIKSAIAEWQTAAKEMPGKDAKANLAKLDELGRQSFQRAIDDIKELANLAAKSQADAFELVRQRIQANVDEVTKLLQRK; this is encoded by the coding sequence ATGGCCACAGCCAAGAAAGCCGCCGCGAAGAAGACCACTGCCAGCAGCACCAAGGCGGCCCCCGATGCCGCCGACATGCTCAACCCGCTGAAGAATCTCAAGGCCATGACCGACCGCCTGCAGGAACTCAACCTGACCGGCGGCGCGAGCAAGCTGCTCGAAAGCGGGCAAAAGGACCTCCAGGCGCTGATGCAGGCGAACGAAAAGTCCTATCAGGGCCTGCAGACCGTGGTGCAGCGGCAGACCGAAATGATCAAGAGCGCCATCGCCGAGTGGCAGACGGCCGCCAAGGAAATGCCCGGCAAGGACGCCAAGGCGAACCTCGCCAAGCTCGACGAGCTCGGCCGCCAGTCGTTCCAGCGCGCCATCGACGACATCAAGGAGCTGGCCAACCTCGCCGCCAAGTCGCAGGCCGATGCGTTCGAGCTGGTGCGCCAGCGGATCCAGGCCAACGTGGATGAAGTGACCAAGCTGCTGCAGCGCAAATAA
- a CDS encoding Arm DNA-binding domain-containing protein, producing the protein MALTDTWLRANSGKARSAVEEVSDRDSLSVRVSPKGKVVFQLRYRYDGRLQRLDLGSYPGLGLKAARDEAQRLKGQLEQGHDPRVVRALEKQAILKADSIESLFRQWYEVYCKKNKKGHHDVLRSFELHVFPRIGALPADKVTLHEWLDLLEKQAEARPGIADRILTNAKQMLKWGVKRRLIPANPLVEINAREDLQIKKVAGSRSLSNDEIVRVWRAIDRSRIAMKNKLFLKLCLIVEFRRSLTLEGQFSAANNNDQTFCLSVRVRSHVAFRGLEETIRTVHHRGFRLSSPDLQGGGWRYGFRATDLK; encoded by the coding sequence ATGGCTCTTACGGACACATGGCTTCGCGCAAATAGCGGCAAGGCCCGCAGCGCCGTCGAAGAGGTTTCGGACCGGGACAGTCTGAGCGTCAGGGTCTCGCCTAAAGGCAAGGTCGTGTTCCAGCTGCGCTACCGTTATGACGGCCGGCTGCAGCGGCTGGATCTCGGTTCGTATCCCGGGCTTGGCCTGAAGGCCGCGCGCGACGAGGCTCAGCGCCTCAAGGGCCAGCTGGAGCAGGGACACGATCCGCGGGTGGTTCGCGCGCTTGAAAAACAGGCGATCCTGAAGGCCGATTCCATTGAGTCGCTGTTTCGGCAGTGGTACGAGGTCTACTGCAAGAAGAACAAGAAGGGCCATCACGACGTGCTTCGCTCGTTCGAGCTTCACGTCTTTCCGCGCATCGGTGCCCTGCCTGCCGACAAGGTCACGCTGCACGAATGGCTCGACCTGCTTGAGAAGCAGGCTGAGGCTCGGCCCGGCATCGCAGACCGCATCCTCACCAACGCAAAGCAGATGCTGAAATGGGGCGTTAAGCGTCGCCTCATCCCTGCGAACCCGCTCGTTGAAATCAACGCGCGCGAGGACCTGCAGATCAAGAAGGTTGCGGGGTCGCGCTCTCTCTCGAATGACGAGATCGTTCGTGTCTGGCGCGCGATTGATCGCTCGCGCATCGCGATGAAGAACAAGCTGTTCTTGAAGCTCTGCCTGATTGTTGAGTTCCGCAGATCTCTGACCCTGGAGGGTCAATTTTCGGCGGCAAACAACAACGATCAAACTTTTTGTTTGTCTGTCCGGGTTCGGTCTCATGTGGCGTTTCGGGGCCTTGAGGAGACAATACGAACGGTTCACCATCGCGGATTTCGCCTTTCATCACCTGACCTTCAAGGTGGTGGATGGCGTTACGGATTTCGCGCAACCGATCTGAAATGA
- the ahcY gene encoding adenosylhomocysteinase, giving the protein MSAVLKPTPVSSADQAIADLSLAAWGRKEIRIAETEMPGLMAIREEFSKAQPLKGARITGSLHMTIQTAVLIETLQALGATVRWASCNIFSTQDHAAAAIAAAGTPVFAIKGESLKDYWDYTHAIFDFGPKGSQGEGPNMILDDGGDATLLMHLGQRAEKDLGVLAKPTSEEERILYAAIKAKLAVDPTWYTRKSAEIIGVTEETTTGVHRLNEMSAKGTLLFRAINVNDSVTKSKFDNLYGCRESLVDGIKRATDVMIAGKVACVAGYGDVGKGSAQALRALSAQVWVTEIDPINALQAAMEGYKVVTMEYAADKADIFVTTTGNKDVIRHEHMAAMKDQAIVCNIGHFDNEIDVASIEKYEWEEIKPQVDHITFPDGKKIILLAKGRLVNLGCGTGHPSFVMSSSFANQTIAQIELFTKPDAYQAGKVYVLPKHLDEKVARLHLKKVGAMLTELTDEQAAYIGVDKAGPYKADTYRY; this is encoded by the coding sequence ATGAGCGCTGTTCTCAAGCCCACCCCCGTTTCTTCCGCCGACCAGGCCATTGCCGACCTTTCGCTGGCCGCCTGGGGCCGCAAGGAAATCCGCATCGCGGAAACCGAAATGCCCGGCCTGATGGCCATCCGCGAGGAGTTCTCGAAGGCGCAGCCGCTCAAGGGCGCGCGCATCACGGGCTCGCTGCACATGACGATCCAGACGGCCGTGCTGATCGAGACGCTGCAGGCGCTCGGCGCCACCGTGCGCTGGGCCTCGTGCAACATCTTCTCGACGCAGGACCATGCCGCCGCCGCGATTGCCGCTGCGGGCACGCCGGTGTTCGCGATCAAGGGCGAGTCGCTGAAGGACTACTGGGACTACACCCACGCCATCTTCGACTTCGGCCCCAAGGGCTCGCAGGGCGAAGGCCCGAACATGATCTTGGACGACGGCGGCGACGCCACGCTGCTGATGCACCTGGGCCAGCGCGCCGAGAAGGACCTGGGCGTGCTGGCCAAGCCGACCAGCGAGGAAGAACGCATCCTCTACGCGGCCATCAAGGCCAAGCTGGCGGTCGATCCGACCTGGTACACCCGCAAGTCGGCCGAGATCATCGGCGTGACCGAGGAAACGACCACCGGCGTGCACCGCCTGAACGAGATGAGCGCCAAGGGCACGCTGCTGTTCCGCGCCATCAACGTGAACGATTCGGTCACCAAGAGCAAGTTCGACAACCTGTACGGCTGCCGCGAATCGCTGGTGGACGGCATCAAGCGCGCGACCGACGTGATGATCGCCGGCAAGGTGGCCTGCGTGGCCGGCTACGGCGACGTGGGCAAGGGCTCGGCCCAGGCGCTGCGCGCACTGAGCGCGCAGGTGTGGGTGACCGAGATCGACCCCATCAACGCGCTGCAGGCCGCCATGGAAGGCTACAAGGTCGTCACCATGGAATACGCCGCCGACAAGGCCGACATCTTCGTGACCACCACCGGCAACAAGGACGTGATCCGCCACGAGCACATGGCCGCGATGAAGGACCAGGCCATCGTCTGCAACATCGGCCACTTCGACAACGAGATCGACGTGGCGTCGATCGAGAAGTACGAGTGGGAAGAGATCAAGCCGCAGGTCGACCACATCACCTTCCCCGACGGCAAGAAGATCATCCTGCTGGCCAAGGGCCGCCTCGTGAACCTGGGCTGCGGCACGGGCCATCCGAGCTTCGTGATGTCGTCGTCGTTCGCCAACCAGACCATCGCCCAGATCGAGCTCTTCACCAAGCCCGACGCCTACCAGGCCGGCAAGGTCTATGTGCTGCCCAAGCACCTCGACGAGAAGGTTGCGCGCCTGCACCTGAAGAAGGTCGGCGCGATGCTGACCGAACTGACGGACGAACAGGCGGCCTACATCGGCGTCGACAAGGCGGGTCCGTACAAGGCGGACACGTACCGGTACTGA
- the rpsI gene encoding 30S ribosomal protein S9, translating to MIGEWNNGTGRRKSSVARVFLKKGTGKITVNGKDIQEFFGRETSIMIAKQPLVLTNNTEAFDVMVNVAGGGESGQAGATRHGITRALIDYDASLKPVLSQAGYVTRDAREVERKKVGLHSARRRKQFSKR from the coding sequence ATGATTGGTGAATGGAACAATGGCACCGGCCGTCGCAAATCGAGCGTCGCCCGTGTGTTTCTGAAAAAGGGCACCGGCAAGATCACGGTCAACGGCAAGGACATCCAGGAGTTCTTCGGCCGCGAAACCTCGATCATGATTGCCAAGCAGCCCCTGGTGCTGACCAACAACACCGAAGCGTTCGACGTCATGGTCAACGTGGCAGGTGGCGGCGAATCGGGCCAGGCCGGCGCAACGCGCCACGGCATCACCCGTGCGCTGATCGACTACGACGCAAGCCTCAAGCCGGTGCTGAGCCAGGCCGGCTACGTCACGCGCGATGCACGTGAAGTCGAGCGCAAGAAGGTCGGTCTGCACTCTGCACGCCGCCGCAAGCAGTTCAGCAAGCGCTGA